One part of the Marichromatium purpuratum 984 genome encodes these proteins:
- the fliD gene encoding flagellar filament capping protein FliD, which produces MADNIISSLGAGSGIDITSLVSQLVEIERAPAEQRISAREERLQAEISGYGKLSSALGELQDSLGSLAGNDLFNARSVAIPDTNVITANSVAVGAQTGSYQIEVEDIARAQSLTMGTQSERDSALGKSGELTIRFGEWTYDGSDAPSSFTANDEREALTVSIDASDSLDAIAAKINEQNSGVQASVLKVDDQYQLMLTAPSGAANALEISGDDASLDDFAFNAANHANVTEVQQGSDALLRINGLQVSRESNDIDDVIEGFNFTLNKASPGESLTFSISEDKSLAEQAVRDFVDAYNSFQKTAQGLIGYARDDAGELVRDENGALSRGDLASDGTARAMVDRLRELVGGEVQGLESGFTALTNLGIRTERDGSLSIEEDEFSAAFSANFQLVEDLFALKTTSMNSAVSVNLGSFAGRVDAGSFEVEITQDPSRGELLADAITQADFDGATETFTTALDTSAGDYSFKVAVDGIESGTIALSGTYDSTEQLRSDLQSLINSDETLKATGTKVDVLYDDATDSFSFVSREYGSASTVAFTEASASMADLGVHTGLTGTAGIDVAGTINGVEGFGAGNQLLPALDSPAYGLNFSVVAGASSQGAFDISFSRGFAGELSRLVDGFLSSSGTIEMRKENIQDQLTELGEERETLDRRMEGVEARLLSQFIAMESIVSTFQSTGSQLEGLVDRLPNTAQN; this is translated from the coding sequence ATGGCCGACAACATCATTTCCAGTCTGGGAGCCGGTTCGGGGATCGATATCACCAGCCTGGTCTCACAGCTCGTCGAGATCGAGCGCGCTCCGGCCGAGCAGCGCATCTCCGCGCGCGAGGAGCGGCTGCAGGCCGAGATCTCGGGCTATGGCAAGCTCAGCAGCGCGCTCGGTGAATTGCAGGACAGCCTTGGCTCGCTGGCGGGCAACGACCTGTTCAACGCCCGCTCGGTCGCCATCCCCGACACCAATGTCATCACCGCCAACAGCGTTGCCGTCGGCGCCCAGACCGGTAGCTACCAGATCGAGGTCGAGGACATCGCCCGCGCCCAGTCGTTGACCATGGGCACCCAAAGCGAGCGCGACAGCGCGCTCGGCAAGTCGGGCGAGCTGACCATCCGCTTCGGTGAATGGACCTATGACGGCAGCGATGCGCCCTCGAGCTTCACTGCCAACGACGAGCGCGAGGCGCTGACCGTTAGCATCGATGCGAGCGACTCGCTCGACGCCATCGCCGCCAAGATCAACGAGCAGAACAGCGGCGTCCAGGCCTCGGTGCTCAAGGTCGACGACCAGTACCAGCTGATGCTGACCGCCCCCTCGGGCGCGGCCAACGCGCTGGAGATCAGCGGCGATGACGCCAGCCTCGACGACTTCGCCTTCAATGCCGCCAACCATGCCAATGTCACCGAGGTCCAGCAGGGCAGCGATGCGCTGCTGCGGATCAACGGTTTGCAGGTCTCGCGCGAGAGCAACGACATCGATGACGTCATCGAGGGCTTCAACTTCACCCTCAACAAGGCGAGTCCCGGCGAGTCGCTGACCTTCTCGATCAGTGAGGACAAGAGCCTCGCCGAGCAGGCCGTGCGCGACTTCGTCGATGCCTACAACAGTTTCCAGAAGACTGCCCAGGGCCTGATCGGCTATGCCCGTGACGATGCCGGCGAGCTGGTGCGTGACGAGAACGGTGCGCTGTCGCGTGGTGATCTTGCCAGCGATGGCACGGCGCGCGCCATGGTCGATCGTCTGCGCGAACTCGTCGGCGGCGAGGTGCAGGGGCTCGAGAGCGGCTTCACCGCATTGACCAACCTGGGTATCCGTACCGAACGCGATGGGTCGCTGTCGATCGAGGAAGACGAGTTCAGCGCCGCCTTCAGCGCCAACTTCCAATTGGTGGAAGACCTCTTCGCGCTGAAGACGACCTCGATGAACAGCGCCGTCTCGGTCAATCTGGGATCCTTCGCCGGGCGGGTCGATGCCGGTAGCTTCGAGGTCGAGATCACCCAGGACCCGAGCCGCGGCGAGCTGCTCGCCGATGCCATCACCCAGGCCGATTTCGATGGTGCCACTGAAACCTTTACTACCGCGCTCGATACGTCAGCCGGTGATTACAGCTTCAAGGTAGCGGTCGACGGTATCGAGTCCGGAACGATCGCGCTCAGCGGCACCTATGACTCCACCGAGCAGCTGCGCAGCGATCTGCAGTCGCTGATCAACAGCGACGAGACGCTCAAGGCGACCGGCACCAAGGTCGATGTGCTCTACGACGACGCCACCGACAGCTTCAGCTTCGTCTCCCGCGAGTACGGCTCGGCCTCCACGGTGGCCTTCACCGAGGCCAGCGCCTCGATGGCCGATCTCGGTGTGCACACCGGCTTGACCGGGACGGCCGGGATCGATGTCGCCGGCACCATCAATGGCGTGGAAGGCTTCGGTGCCGGCAATCAGTTGCTGCCCGCGCTCGATTCGCCCGCCTATGGTCTGAACTTCAGCGTGGTCGCCGGTGCGAGCAGCCAGGGCGCCTTCGATATCTCCTTCTCGCGCGGTTTCGCCGGCGAGCTGAGCCGGCTGGTCGATGGGTTCCTCAGCAGCTCCGGGACGATCGAGATGCGCAAGGAGAACATCCAGGATCAACTGACCGAGCTCGGGGAAGAGCGCGAGACACTCGATCGACGCATGGAGGGTGTCGAGGCCAGGCTGCTGTCGCAGTTCATCGCAATGGAGTCCATCGTCAGTACCTTCCAGTCCACGGGCAGCCAGCTCGAGGGGCTTGTCGACCGCTTGCCCAATACGGCGCAGAACTGA
- a CDS encoding GGDEF domain-containing protein encodes MSSISQADTPHLTLVSSSEAVTQPEPKSVDPVAFLQAITASLDLDRVLTMLNRFLFDLVCHSGWEYLNAAEGLAFEGGQSDRHRLEYDLSLGGAEMGRLVLMRGRRFSELEQERIEALLGLAAPALKNALAYQTVLTQLESDPLTGLGNRIALFREGAHWLADAVRQSRPLSMLVLDLDGFKRINDQFGHPEGDRLLQAVAKGLRSATRASDLCVRMGGDEFVILLPGTDLTHAMECAERIRLAIEHCSSETAEGVRVGVCASIGVATHRPGMDLDQLYTQADEALYAAKRAGRNRTLAGAGCGCAMVRETSQQQLPLC; translated from the coding sequence GTGAGTTCGATCAGTCAAGCCGATACGCCGCATCTCACCCTTGTCTCCTCGTCCGAGGCGGTCACCCAGCCTGAACCGAAGAGTGTCGATCCGGTCGCATTCCTGCAGGCGATCACCGCCTCGCTCGATCTCGATCGGGTGCTGACGATGCTCAATCGTTTCCTCTTCGATCTGGTTTGTCACAGCGGTTGGGAATATCTCAATGCCGCCGAGGGACTGGCCTTCGAGGGCGGACAGTCGGATCGTCACCGCCTGGAATACGACCTGTCCCTCGGCGGGGCCGAGATGGGGCGACTGGTGCTGATGCGCGGACGACGGTTCTCGGAACTCGAGCAGGAGCGGATCGAGGCGCTGCTCGGACTCGCCGCTCCGGCGCTCAAGAATGCACTGGCCTATCAGACCGTGCTCACCCAACTCGAGTCCGACCCGCTCACCGGGCTGGGCAACCGGATCGCGCTATTTCGCGAAGGGGCGCACTGGTTGGCCGATGCCGTGCGCCAGTCGCGACCGCTGTCGATGCTGGTGCTCGATCTCGACGGCTTCAAGCGTATCAATGACCAGTTCGGCCATCCCGAGGGGGATCGGCTGCTCCAGGCCGTGGCCAAGGGGCTGCGTTCGGCGACACGTGCCTCCGACCTGTGCGTGCGCATGGGGGGCGACGAGTTCGTGATCCTGCTCCCGGGGACCGACCTGACGCATGCCATGGAGTGTGCCGAGCGTATCCGCCTGGCCATCGAGCATTGTTCGTCGGAGACCGCCGAAGGGGTGCGTGTCGGGGTCTGTGCCAGCATCGGCGTGGCCACTCATCGCCCGGGGATGGATCTCGACCAGCTCTACACTCAGGCCGATGAGGCCCTCTATGCCGCCAAGCGTGCCGGTCGCAACCGCACCCTGGCCGGGGCGGGGTGCGGCTGCGCGATGGTGCGTGAGACCAGTCAGCAGCAGCTACCGCTGTGCTGA
- a CDS encoding flagellar protein FlaG encodes MASESYTLSNITPIQQPSPAPSRSERDTGTSAAERDANERLERAPGALATEQQTRTQESPAGGETPTERAEASKEQLDQAVERLNEMFGGSRRMLNFELDEEADRTVIRVVDAETDELIRQIPSEETLKFAQYVEGLAGLIFNDQA; translated from the coding sequence ATGGCCAGTGAATCCTATACTCTAAGCAATATCACTCCGATCCAGCAGCCCTCACCGGCGCCGTCGCGCTCCGAGCGCGACACCGGGACGAGCGCCGCGGAGCGGGATGCCAACGAACGACTCGAGCGCGCCCCCGGCGCGCTCGCGACGGAACAGCAAACGCGTACCCAGGAGAGCCCCGCCGGCGGCGAGACGCCAACCGAGCGTGCAGAGGCCTCCAAGGAGCAGCTCGACCAGGCCGTCGAACGACTCAACGAGATGTTCGGCGGCTCGCGCCGGATGCTCAATTTCGAACTCGACGAAGAGGCCGATCGCACCGTGATCCGAGTCGTGGATGCCGAGACCGATGAACTGATCCGGCAGATCCCCAGCGAGGAGACCCTGAAGTTCGCGCAGTATGTCGAGGGGCTGGCGGGGCTGATCTTCAACGACCAGGCGTGA
- a CDS encoding flagellar protein FlaG, with protein MIESTQAPAGVMIRSQPTHPQDEVGTAARGDRQQAAKASEQKASSGGVETVTGGNPLEEQQRAGQAEAQRQPAEGEEKSSTLMLEQVVESINDYLQANQRALEFSLDDGSGQVVVTVRDAERDEVIRQIPPEHALKLMAQMRDGTGISGIGLTEEA; from the coding sequence ATGATTGAATCGACCCAAGCTCCAGCAGGCGTGATGATCCGCTCACAGCCGACGCATCCGCAGGATGAGGTTGGGACGGCGGCTCGCGGTGACCGTCAACAGGCGGCGAAGGCCAGTGAGCAGAAGGCGTCGTCGGGTGGTGTGGAGACCGTGACGGGCGGCAACCCGCTGGAGGAACAGCAGCGGGCCGGCCAGGCCGAGGCGCAACGTCAGCCGGCTGAAGGGGAGGAAAAGAGTTCGACCCTGATGCTCGAGCAGGTCGTCGAGTCGATCAACGACTACCTGCAGGCGAACCAGCGTGCGCTGGAGTTCAGCCTCGACGATGGCTCCGGTCAGGTCGTGGTCACGGTGAGAGATGCCGAGCGCGACGAAGTGATTCGCCAGATACCGCCGGAACATGCCTTGAAGCTGATGGCGCAGATGCGCGATGGCACCGGCATCAGTGGCATCGGGTTGACCGAAGAGGCCTGA
- the fliS gene encoding flagellar export chaperone FliS, translated as MYAMRKELNQYRQAGPLAEVAVASPHRLIQMLFEGAVERIAVARGAMTHGNLQTKGEQLSKAINIIESLRAVLDHDQGGELAENLDALYSYMSRRLLEGNARNEPEALDEVSDLLRTIKSGWDEVPERLGQ; from the coding sequence ATGTATGCGATGCGTAAGGAACTCAACCAGTACCGTCAGGCTGGACCTTTGGCAGAGGTTGCGGTTGCCAGTCCGCATCGTCTGATCCAGATGCTGTTCGAGGGTGCCGTCGAGCGGATCGCGGTGGCTCGCGGTGCGATGACGCACGGCAATCTGCAGACCAAGGGCGAGCAACTCAGCAAGGCGATCAATATCATCGAGTCATTGCGCGCGGTCCTCGATCACGACCAAGGTGGCGAGCTGGCCGAAAACCTCGACGCCCTCTACAGCTATATGTCGCGACGCCTGCTCGAGGGCAACGCACGCAACGAACCCGAAGCGCTCGACGAGGTTTCGGATCTGCTCCGCACCATCAAGTCGGGTTGGGACGAAGTCCCCGAACGTCTCGGTCAGTAA
- a CDS encoding methyl-accepting chemotaxis protein, producing MLDKITLKTKLLVGFLLVATIVLIIGLSAIQGEQTMRADVVRIGQVRLPAIIALNHLNYQRVQVRVQSLEAQMHADWTEGTRKLLEQVLRQREASWREVETVLERYAALEKTADEVAIFAAFNAEYDAWRAVYRKLDVLTQRMLQAPQRQGVDAQAVYAETRAEYMQLVQEMIPISDRLGAMVESMVMINNRFANDAVAEAIDASKHTVLVSTILMSIGLVLSIALGLFITRDVLRRLGGEPAYALAVVNQVADGDLGAHIRVREGDTSSLLATFSMMVESMRRLLREVASVGNQVATSAEELSAASAQAREQIARQQTETGQVAAAINQMTTTVEQVARHAGEAAEAARATNREADSGGEVVEQAIAAVEAMAQELESSAQVVGRLSEDSREIGDVLDVIRGIAEQTNLLALNAAIEAARAGEAGRGFAVVADEVRTLANRTQRSTEDIQQKIERVQSGANGAVEVMDKGRTMAQQTVEQARRAGESLRTINGSITAINDMNTQIASAAEQQATVAEEINRNVHTISDVVEESAAGSSQVAAASTELARLAAQLQERLERFKL from the coding sequence ATGCTGGACAAGATCACTCTCAAGACCAAGCTACTCGTGGGCTTCCTGCTGGTGGCGACAATCGTCCTGATCATCGGTCTCAGTGCCATTCAGGGCGAGCAAACCATGCGGGCCGACGTGGTGCGTATCGGTCAGGTGCGACTGCCCGCGATCATCGCGCTCAATCATCTCAACTATCAGCGGGTGCAGGTCCGCGTCCAGTCGCTGGAGGCGCAGATGCACGCCGACTGGACAGAGGGTACGCGCAAGCTGCTCGAGCAGGTGCTGCGCCAGCGCGAGGCCTCCTGGCGTGAGGTCGAGACGGTGCTCGAGCGTTATGCCGCGCTCGAGAAGACCGCGGACGAGGTCGCCATTTTTGCCGCCTTCAACGCCGAGTACGACGCCTGGCGAGCGGTCTACCGCAAGCTCGACGTGCTGACGCAACGGATGCTCCAGGCCCCGCAGCGTCAAGGCGTCGACGCGCAGGCGGTCTATGCCGAGACACGGGCCGAATACATGCAACTGGTCCAGGAGATGATCCCGATCTCCGACCGGCTCGGCGCCATGGTCGAGTCCATGGTGATGATCAACAACCGCTTCGCCAACGATGCCGTCGCCGAGGCGATCGATGCCTCGAAGCACACCGTGCTGGTGAGCACCATCCTGATGAGCATCGGTCTGGTGCTGTCGATCGCCCTCGGGTTGTTCATCACCCGTGACGTGCTGCGTCGTCTCGGTGGCGAACCCGCCTATGCGCTCGCTGTAGTCAATCAGGTCGCCGACGGTGACCTCGGCGCCCACATCCGCGTGCGCGAGGGGGATACCAGCAGCCTGCTCGCCACCTTCTCGATGATGGTCGAGAGCATGCGTCGCCTGCTGCGCGAGGTCGCCTCGGTGGGTAATCAGGTGGCGACCTCCGCCGAGGAACTCTCCGCCGCCAGCGCCCAGGCGCGCGAGCAGATCGCCCGCCAGCAGACCGAGACCGGGCAGGTGGCCGCAGCGATCAACCAGATGACCACCACCGTCGAGCAGGTCGCCCGTCATGCCGGCGAGGCGGCCGAGGCCGCACGCGCGACCAACCGCGAGGCCGATAGCGGCGGCGAGGTGGTCGAGCAGGCGATCGCCGCGGTCGAGGCCATGGCCCAGGAACTCGAGTCCTCGGCCCAGGTGGTCGGTCGGCTCTCCGAGGACAGCCGCGAGATCGGTGATGTCCTCGATGTCATCCGTGGCATCGCCGAGCAGACCAACCTGCTCGCGCTCAACGCCGCGATCGAGGCGGCGCGTGCCGGCGAGGCCGGGCGCGGCTTCGCGGTGGTCGCCGACGAGGTGCGCACCCTCGCCAACCGCACCCAGCGTTCCACCGAGGACATCCAGCAGAAGATCGAGCGGGTGCAGAGCGGTGCCAACGGCGCCGTCGAGGTGATGGACAAGGGACGCACGATGGCCCAGCAGACTGTCGAGCAGGCACGCCGCGCCGGCGAGTCGCTGCGCACCATCAACGGCTCGATCACCGCCATCAACGACATGAACACCCAGATCGCCAGCGCCGCCGAGCAGCAGGCGACCGTGGCCGAGGAGATCAACCGCAACGTCCACACCATCTCCGACGTGGTCGAGGAGAGCGCCGCTGGGTCGAGCCAGGTCGCGGCAGCGAGCACCGAGCTGGCGCGACTCGCCGCGCAGCTCCAGGAGCGGCTGGAGCGCTTCAAGCTGTGA